A window of the Nycticebus coucang isolate mNycCou1 chromosome 3, mNycCou1.pri, whole genome shotgun sequence genome harbors these coding sequences:
- the GARIN6 gene encoding Golgi-associated RAB2 interactor protein 6, which yields MTERLGLPYYTAENSPATGMFNTPMGKLQRQLYKGEYVMFRYAPMFESDFMQISRRGKVTDVHKRAQMVTVAIVRTSPSLTLPDVMLLAQPSAVPHDSSRCGPAARGKHCNPTQGLELTRMFPLKFVKISIHNTIKQQIRLKLVTGRSFYLQLCCSSDTRDLFVHWENLVYLLRPPVVAYSGTEAMLAGNTIGSYVSLQEHRSPVAYAMRFCGRKDQFSISTFDMNLATCGPTCFGPLAYISESSWPLPRRHMSVVIAGAERPAERLLQKQPKGQDQDLLISTLQSKDCVSEQDEKARRSLPSSIHSLGNSLKACLY from the exons ATGACTGAGCGGTTGGGATTGCCGTACTACACAGCCGAGAACAGCCCCGCCACGGGCATGTTCAACACGCCCATGGGGAAGCTGCAGCGGCAGCTGTACAAAGGCGAGTACGTCATGTTCCGGTACGCTCCCATGTTCGAAAGTGACTTCATGCAGATCAGCAGAAGAGGAAAAGTGACTGATGTGCACAAGCGCGCCCAAATGGTGACAGTGGCCATTGTTCGCACCAGCCCCAGCCTCACGCTGCCCGACGTCATGCTGCTGGCCCAGCCCAGCGCTGTCCCTCATGACAGCTCCAGATGTGGCCCTGCTGCCCGGGGAAAACACTGTAACCCTACACAGGGCTTGGAGCTAACCAGGATGTTTCCCTTGAAGTTTGTAAAGATAAGCATTCATAACACGATCAAACAGCAGATCCGCCTGAAGCTTGTTACTGGCCGCTCTTTTTACCTTCAGCTGTGTTGCTCTTCAGATACAAGAGATCTTTTTGTTCACTGGGAAAACCTTGTTTACCTCCTGAGACCACCAGTGGTGGCTTACAGTGGTACTGAGGCCATGCTAGCTGGGAACACCATAGGCTCCTATGTGTCTTTGCAAGAGCACCGGAGCCCAGTG GCATATGCCATGAGGTTCTGCGGCAGGAAAGATCAATTCAGCATCAGCACATTTGACATGAACCTGGCAACCTGTGGGCCTACCTGTTTTG GGCCCTTGGCGTACATCAGTGAGAGCAGCTGGCCTCTCCCCAGAAGGCACATGAGTGTGGTGATTGCAGGAGCAGAGAGACCAGCGGAAAGGCTATTGCAAAAACAGCCGAAGGGTCAAGATCAAGACCTCCTCATCTCAACCTTGCAAAGCAAAGACTGCGTGAGTGAACAAGATGAGAAAGCCAGAAGGTCTCTACCCAGCAGCATTCACTCTTTAGGAAATAGCCTCAAAGCCTGTTTGTACTAA